In one Drosophila pseudoobscura strain MV-25-SWS-2005 chromosome X, UCI_Dpse_MV25, whole genome shotgun sequence genomic region, the following are encoded:
- the LOC6901918 gene encoding uncharacterized protein — MELEHLNSIITPELTDFYINKIRSLLGTSSSMASSLKHVLDEKLILDYNVDGTSGKSSLKNVKEFYYVLESAVKMKIPDEPADKIIRKAIHNIKNSHFQKTSREKKFKLDNNE; from the exons ATGGAGTTGGAGCATTTAAACTCTATTATAACTCCAGAGCTGACCGATTTTTAT aTTAACAAAATAAGGAGCTTATTGGGGACGAGCTCATCGATGGCATCCAGTTTGAAACACGTGCTGGATGAAAAGCTGATATTGGATTACAATGTGGACGGAACGTCGGGGAAGAGCTCTTTGAAAAATGTTAAAGAATTTTACTATGTCCTGGAAT cGGCGGTGAAGATGAAAATACCCGACGAGCCAGCAGACAAAATAATTCGGAAGGCTATTCACAACATCAAGAATAGTCATTTTCAGAAGACATCAAGggaaaaaaaattcaaactAGACAATAACgaataa